The Streptomyces sp. R28 region GCCGAGCTGATCCAGAGGACACCCCCCAAGGCGATTCGCTACTTCCGGTCCTGCGGGCGGGGGCGAGCGGTCATTTGCGGTCGTGCTGGAGGGTGGCCCACAGACCGTAGCCGTGCATGGCCTGCACGTCGCGCTCCATCTCCTCGCGCGTACCGCTGGAGACGACCGCCCGGCCCTTGTGGTGGACGTCGAGCATGAGCTTGGTGGCCTTGTCCTTGGTGTAGCCGAAGTACGACTGGAAGACGTAGGTCACATAGCTCATGAGATTGACCGGGTCGTTGTGGACGATCGTGACCCAGGGGACGTCCGGCTCGGGGACGGCGAAGACCTCCTCCGCCGACTCGGTTCGTTCGATCTCTAGGGGAGCGGGTGACGTCACAGACCCATGCTGCCACCCGAGGGGGGTGGTCGCACAAACGGGCTGCGCAAGCGCGCCTGTTGTGACCTCCACCCCACAAATCGTCAGAGTGACGAAATGGGGGTACCATCTGTCGTCATGCTGCATACACCGGGGGACAACCCCCGGACCCCCGGCCGACCCGGGGGCGCCCGGAGAGTCATAGCTAGGAGAGCTGTCGTGGATGTAGCGGACCTTGGGCTGCCGGTGGACGTTCCCTCGACGGCGCTCTTCACGGATCAGTACGAGCTCACGATGCTGCAGGCCGCCATGAAGGCGGGCACCGCCGAGCGGCGGAGCGTCTTCGAGGTCTTCACCCGGCGGCTGCCCGAGGGGCGGCGCTACGGCGTCCTGGCCGGCACCGGCCGGGTGCTGGACGCCGTCGAGAACTTCCGCTTCGACCCCGACGTCCTCGGCTTCCTGCGCGAGCGGAACATCGTCGACGAGCAGACCCTGCGGTGGCTCGCGGACTACCGCTTCTCCGGCGACATCTGGGGCTACCCCGAGGGCGAGGTCTACTTCCCGGGCTCGCCGATCATGCGGGTCGAGGGCACCTTCGCCGAGTGCGTGCTGCTGGAGACGGTGATCCTGTCCATCCTCAACCACGACTCCGCGATCGCCGCCGCCGCCTCACGCATGTCGTCGGCCGCCGGTGACCGCCCGATCATCGAGATGGGCGCCCGGCGCACACACGAGCTGGCCGCGGTAGCCGCGTCCCGCGCCGCGTACGTCGGCGGCTTCACCTCCACCTCCGACCTGGCCGCCGGCTTCCGCTACGGCATCCCCACCGTCGGCACCAGCGCCCACGCCTTCACCCTGCTGCACGACCGCGAGCGGGACGCCTTCCAGGCCCAGGTCGACTCCATGGGCCGCGGCACCACGCTGCTCGTGGACACCTACGACGTCGCCGAGGCGGTCCGTACGGCCGTGGAGGTCGCCGGGCCCGAGCTGGGCGCCGTCCGCATCGACTCGGGCGACCTGCTGCTGGTCGCACACCGGGTGCGCCAGCAGCTGGACGAGCTGGGCGCGACGAGCACGAAGATCATCGTCACCTCCGACCTGGACGAGTACGCCATCGCCTCGCTGGCGGCGGCGCCGGTGGACGCGTACGGCGTCGGCACCCAGCTGGTGACCGGGTCCGGGCATCCGACCTGCTCGATGGTCTACAAGCTGGTCGCCCGCGCCGAGTCCGCCGACGCGGGGGCCCCGCTGGTGCCGGTGGCGAAGAAGTCGAGCGGCGGCAAGACCTCCATCGGCGGCCGCAAGTGGGCCGCGCGGCGCCTCGACGAGTACGGCGTCGTGGAGGCCGAGGTCGTCGGCACGGGGGCGGTGCCGGACGGGCTCGCCGACCGGCAGCTGCTGGTCGAGCTGGTCAAGGGCGGTGACGTGGTGGCCCGTGAGCCGCTGGACGTCGTACGGGACCGGCACACGGCCGCTCGCGCGAGTCTGCCGCTGTCCGCGACTCAGCTCTCGCGGGGGGAACCGGTCATTCCGACGGAGTATGTCAACGGGCGCGCGGGGAGCCGGACGGGGTCGTGAAGCGAGTGCGCCCGGCGCGCTCACTCCATGCCCCCTCCCGCACGGCACCCGAAGTCTCTAGGCTCGGAAGTTCACGGCCGGGCCAGCACCCTTTTCACCGTCCCGACCTCAGCGTCCATAACCGAAGGACACCGACCATGCGCCGCGCCTTGATCGTCGTAGATGTGCAGAACGACTTCTGCGAGGGGGGCAGCCTCGCGGTGTCCGGCGGGGCCGATGTGGCCGCCGCCGTCACCGAGCTCATCGGGCAGGCGGCCGGGTCCGGCTACCAGCACGTCGTGGCCACCCGCGACCACCACATCGCGCCCGGCGGCCACTTCTCCACGAACCCCGACTTCGCCCACTCCTGGCCCGCGCACTGCGTCGCCGGCACGGAGGGGGTTGGCTTCCACCCGAACTTCGCCCCCGCCGTCGCATCCGGCGCGATCGACGCCGTGTTCGACAAGGGGGCGTACGTGGCGGCGTACAGCGGGTTCGAGGGGGCCGACGAGAACGGGGTGAAGCTGGCGGACTGGCTGCGGGCCAGGGAGGTCTCGGAGGTGGACGTGGTGGGGATCGCCACCGACCACTGCGTGCGGGCGACCGCGCTGGACGCCGCACGCGAGGGCTTCCGTACGCAGGTCCTGCTGGACCTGACCGCCGGAGTGGCCTCGGAGACCACGGAACGGGCACTGGAGGAGATGCGCGAGGCGGGGGTCGAGCTGTCCGGGAAGCCGGTCGTCGCGTAGCGCTCCGCGGGGGTGCCGCGTAGCGCTTCGCGGGGGTGCCGCGTAGCGCTTCGCGGGGTGCCACGATTGGCCGTCGGGCGGCTGCGGCGCCGTTGTGGCTGGTCGCGCCCGCGCGGCGGAGCCGCATATCGATGCAGCCCCGCGCCCCTTGAGGGCGCTGCCGAACCGCAGCCGGCCTGCGTCAGGGCTGCCCAGCGCTCACGCCGGCGCCGCCGGTCTCCTCAGCAGGGCCCTGATCGGATGCCACAGTTCCTGGGCCAGGTCCGGGCTCGCCACGACACCGTTGTCAGGGGCCGTTCGCCATATCAGGCCGTCCGGGTGGTGCAGGACCGCCGTGATCTCGTCCGGGCTCGGCGGGGCGGCGTTGCCGCGCAGGTAGACCGCCCGCATGCCCAGGTTGCGGAGCCTGGTCAGGGCTCGGGCGCGGTTCTGGGCGTGGACGAGGACACGGACGCAGCCCGTGCCATGGGCGGTGGGGCTGGGCAGGTTCAGCGCCACCACCACGCTGCCGGTCGGCAGCTTGCAGAAACCTCCTGCGGCCATGCGGTCACACCCCCGTGCGAGTCGGTGTCAAGGTCTGGATCAGGGTCGGCGTGGGTGCCGATGTCAATAAGGGAAGCACAGGGTGCACCTAAACACGATCGGCGGCAACCCGCCAGGGGGCTGCCGCCGATAATGCTCTGACCTGCGAAGATGATGCTTACTTCACCGCAGCGCCGACCTCGACCGTGATCGTCGAGCCGTCATAGGCCTCCTTGATGATCTTGATCTTGGTGTTGGTGTCAGTGATCTTGACGCCCGCGGTCGGGGTCGCCGCGTCGTAGTACGTGTTGGTGCGGTCGTTGAAGACCGGCACCCCCGCACGCGACGGAATCCGGGTCGCGACGTCCGCGTTGTGCAGCGTCATGCCGTCCGTGCGGAACCGGCTGAACGGCGCGTCGTAGGACTGGATGCGGTTGCGCATCAGCGTGCCGTCGGACCACTTCAGCGCGGTCGGGTGGGAGTCGACCGGGAGGACCAGGCCGACACCGGGGTGCTTGCTGGTGTTGTTGTCCGCCTGGGAGGTGTCCCACTTCCAGATCAACAGGCCGTTCTGGTACGCGTAGTGCTCCACCCAGTCCGGACGGGTCGACGAGAAGCCGAAGTTGTACGGGCCCGACTTCAGGGTCTTGTCGTACGACACGTACTGGCGGTTCTCGGCGATGTAGTACTGCGCGTAGTCGTCCGTGATGGACGCGCCGATACGGGAGAAGCCCTTGGTCGCCCAAGCGGCGTCCGCGCTCTCGGCGTTGTCGGAGAACAGGGCCGTGCCGTCGGCGGTCACGGTGATCTCGTCGGCCGCGAAGCCCTTCTGGGCCACGCCGCCGTCCGTCTGGTAGCGGAAGCGCAGGTCGATCTTCTTGCCGGCGTAGGCGTCGAGCGGGAAGACCAGCTTCTTGTAGGCGTCCACCGTGCCGGTGAGGGCGGGTTTGCCGCTGGCGTCGCGCGGGAGGGCCGCACCGTCCACCGTGCCGTCGACGGCCGTCCAGTTGGCGCCGCCGTCGGTCGAGACCTCGGTGTAGAGGTAGTCGAACTCGGCCTCGATGTCGTACCAGCCGTCAAGGGTGAGGGCGGCGGAGGACTTGCCCGTGAGGTCCACGGAACGGGTCAGCGTGTTGGCGAGGCTGTCGCCGCTGCCGCTCCACCACTGGTTCGCGCCCTGCGCCGGCTTGACGATCTCGGTGGTGACCTTCTTCTTGGGCAGCTCGACCACGAGGGCCTGCTTGTGCCGGGTGTTGTACTCGGCCACGCCCAGCTTGTGCTCGGACTCCGTCGCGGCCTTCGCCTTGTCGTAGTTCAGCCAGCCCAGCTGGAGCTTGTCCCAGGCGGTCATGTCGCCCGGCAGGTCACCGATCTCCTTCTTGCCGGTGCCCAGCCAGGAACCGGAGGACATCAAGGTCCAGAAGCCGGTGGAGTTCTCACCGCCGGAGGTGTCGTAGTGGTCCGGCAGGCCGAGGTCGTGGCCGTACTCGTGGGCGAAGACGCCGAGCCCGCCGTTCTCCGGCTGGATGGTGTAGTCGCCGACCCAGATGCCGGTGGAGCCGATCTGCGCGCCGCCCAGCTTGTTGTCCGAGGGGCCGGTGGCACCCGCGTCGGTGCCGAACGCGTACCAGCGGTGGGCCCAGATCGCGTCGGTGCCCTGCGCGCCGCCGCCCGCGGACTCGTCCTCACCGGCGTGCACGATCTGGAAGTGGTCGATGTAGCCGTCGGCCTCGTTGAAGTTGCCGTCGCCATCGAAGTCGTAGCGGTCCCACTGGTCGAACTGCGCGACGTCCGCCTTGATCTCGGCGTCGGTCTTCCCAGCTGCCTTCTGCTGGGCGACCCACGCGTTCAGACCGTCGCTGACGACGTTCCAGACGCTGGAGCAGTTGGTCTGGCCGCAGGCGTTGTTGCCGTAACGGGCCTCGTTGTAGGGGACCTTGACCCAGTCGGCGACCTCGCCCTCGACCGAGTAGCGGCCCGAGGACTGCTTCTCGTAGTACTTCTTCATCGACTCGGTCTTCTTGCCGGTGCCGAAGTAGAGGTCCTGGAAGTGCTTCTGGTTGTAGTCCGCCTGCCAGGCCGTCGAGTTGTCCTTGGCGCGGTCGGGCTCGGCTATCTGGTTGTGGGCCGGGCCGGGCGTGCCGCCGAAGTCACTGATCTGGTCGCCGAACTCGACCAGGATCGTGAATATCTTGTCGGTCTTCTCGCGGCCCAGCTCGACGTACTTGCCGTCGCCCTTCTTGCTCTTGAGCTCGACGACCTGCGAGCCCGCGCGCTCCTTCACCTTCGCCTTGCCGGATATGACCTGGTTGAGGGCTTCTTGGCGCTGGGCCTCCTGGGTCTTGCTCAGGGGGCCATCCAGGTCGTGGTCGGCGTGAGTGTGCTCCGCCGGGTCGTGCCGCTCCACGGATGCCGCCGAGGTGCCTTCGCCGGCCTGCGCCACCGCGTAGGTCGAGCCCGTCGCCGCGGCTGCCGCGAGCGCGACGGCGGTTGCCGCCGCTCTGAACGTCCAGGGTCTGCTGGTCACTTGCTTCCTCCCCCGCGTTCGGGCGCACGGAGGGAAGGTCCTGGTCATGGAGGTTCCGCGCGCACCTGATCAACGCGTGTAGTCAAGTGACGACATTTGACTAGAGGTTAAGCAGAAAAGACAGACCTTGACTTGCACACCTCAATTGCACTATGCGGAGTCGATGTTCATTTAACGGACAACGATCTTTCGTCAACGGGCGCGTGGCCCCGTCCACTTGATGGACGGCATGACTCCGTGCGCCCCCTGTGCACCGGCACTGTTGGTTAGGTCACGCTTACGGTTTGTTCCGCTCGGGCATGCACGCGGTTAGAGTCGGATGGCGGAACGCCCGGACGTCGGCGGAAAGCCAGGCCGAGACCCCCGTGCACCCCTGATTCCGAGGACACGATGATCATGCCTCGTCCGACTGCCGCACAGCTCTCCTACGGCTCGTGCACCGTGATCTTCTCGACGCTCGCCATGCTGCTGCTGTCCCAGACCAGCTCGGGCGTGGGGATCGCGGTCATCGCCGTCTCGGCGCTCATGCTCGGGCTGCTGGTCGCCATGACGGTGCCCATGCCGAAGAAGCCCCGTGTGGTGGCGATGCGCAAGCCCAAGCCCGCCGCCGCGGAACGGGAACCGGCGGAACGGGAACAGACCGAAGAACCGGTGCTGACGCAGTCCTGACCCGCCTCAGGCATTGGTGCTGACCACCACCGTCTTCGCCGCCTTGTCGTGCAGGCCCTGCTTGTAGGGCCGGTCGAAGAAGCTCCAGCCGCCGCAGATCGCGGTCCAGATGCAGGCGCAGCAGAACGCGAACGGGATCCACAGCACCGCCGCCCGGATCAACGCGGTCTGCACGGACGGCGTGGCCCCGTTGTCGAGGTTGGCCACCCTCATGTTGAGCAGCTTCTTGCCGAGCGTCTGCCCCGTCCTGACGGTCATGAAGGTGTCGTAGCCGATGAAGAGCAGGACGGCGACCAGCGACTGCAGGAAGGACTTGCCGTACTCCACCTCGTCGGCGTCCACGTTGTACTCGGTGACGCCGAAGCCCCAGGTGAGCAGCCAGACCACGACGGCCACCAGGATCATGTCGATGATGCGCGCGAGCGTGCGCTTGCCGCTGTCGGCGAGCGGCGGCATCCCGGCGAGCGGGTCGGTGGGGTAACCGCCGCCGCCGTACGGGTCCCCGCCGTAGGGGCCGCCGCCGTAGGGGCCGCCGCCGGAGGGGCCGCCGCCGGAGGGGGGCGGCGGCTGGTCACCGTACGGAGGCTGTTGGCCGTACGGCGAGCCCGAGCCCTCGGGCGGCGGGGGCTGCTTCCTGAACGGGTCGTCTTCCGGGGGCTGCTGACCGGAGCCGGGAGGCGGTTCACTGCTCATGGCCCGAGTCGACCTCGAACCCCCCGGCTTCGCATCCGGCGCGGGGCCGTCCGGAGTACGGAATCGTCCGTGCGGTTCGCCGTGTGCGGTCAGCCCGCGACGAACGTACGCGCCGCCTTGTCGTGCCAGCACTGGTGCCACGGCCGGTCGAACAGGCACCACAACACGCCGACGACCCCGATGCCGAGCAGGCCGGGGATGCTGTAGACGAGCCAGCGGCGCAGTGCGGGACCGAAGGTCGGAGGCTCGTGGGCCTCGATGTCCCGCACCTCCAGACCGAGCACCTTCTTGCCCAGCGTGCGGCCCCACTTGACGGTGGGCACGACCTCGTAGACGAGGCCGAACAGGAGCAGGACGGCCAGGACGATGCCGAGGTACATCGAGGTCGTGCCGTCCAGCAACCAGACGGTGACCGTCTCGCCGGAGAGCTTGGCGGCGTCGATCTTGTCGTTGACGTGGTCGAGCGCCTGGCTGCCGAGCGGCACGGCGGCCACCGCGGTGACGGCGCCCAGCACGACGGTGTCCAGCAGCCGCGCGGCCAGCCGCTTGCCGAGGCCGGCGGGGCGGGCGGCGGCCTGGCGCCTGGCGGCCGCCTGGAAGATGTCCTCGACCGGGGGCTTCCAGGGGGCGACCGGCTGTTCGTCGCCGGACGGTCCCGCGAGCCGGTGGACCTGCTGCGCCCAGGAGGACTGACCGCCGCCGGCACCGGCGCTCATGGGCGCGGCGGACGCCGCGGCCGCGGACGGGGGGCCGGACTGCTGGGGGACGGTCGGGGCGGCCTGCTGCGGGCCGGAGAGGGCCGTGGGGGCGGCACCGGCCGCCTGGGCGGCAGTCCCGGCCTGAGCGCCCGTCTGAGGCTGTCCCTGGGGCTGTCCCTGGGGCTGTCCCTGGGCCACCGCGGCGCGCTCGGCGGCGGCCTTCCCGGCGCCGAAGCCGGGGCCCTGCGGGGCGCCGGCCGCCGAGGGGTGGTGAGCATCCGGATGTG contains the following coding sequences:
- the clpS gene encoding ATP-dependent Clp protease adapter ClpS, whose product is MTSPAPLEIERTESAEEVFAVPEPDVPWVTIVHNDPVNLMSYVTYVFQSYFGYTKDKATKLMLDVHHKGRAVVSSGTREEMERDVQAMHGYGLWATLQHDRK
- a CDS encoding nicotinate phosphoribosyltransferase, yielding MDVADLGLPVDVPSTALFTDQYELTMLQAAMKAGTAERRSVFEVFTRRLPEGRRYGVLAGTGRVLDAVENFRFDPDVLGFLRERNIVDEQTLRWLADYRFSGDIWGYPEGEVYFPGSPIMRVEGTFAECVLLETVILSILNHDSAIAAAASRMSSAAGDRPIIEMGARRTHELAAVAASRAAYVGGFTSTSDLAAGFRYGIPTVGTSAHAFTLLHDRERDAFQAQVDSMGRGTTLLVDTYDVAEAVRTAVEVAGPELGAVRIDSGDLLLVAHRVRQQLDELGATSTKIIVTSDLDEYAIASLAAAPVDAYGVGTQLVTGSGHPTCSMVYKLVARAESADAGAPLVPVAKKSSGGKTSIGGRKWAARRLDEYGVVEAEVVGTGAVPDGLADRQLLVELVKGGDVVAREPLDVVRDRHTAARASLPLSATQLSRGEPVIPTEYVNGRAGSRTGS
- a CDS encoding nicotinamidase, whose amino-acid sequence is MRRALIVVDVQNDFCEGGSLAVSGGADVAAAVTELIGQAAGSGYQHVVATRDHHIAPGGHFSTNPDFAHSWPAHCVAGTEGVGFHPNFAPAVASGAIDAVFDKGAYVAAYSGFEGADENGVKLADWLRAREVSEVDVVGIATDHCVRATALDAAREGFRTQVLLDLTAGVASETTERALEEMREAGVELSGKPVVA
- a CDS encoding immune inhibitor A domain-containing protein, whose amino-acid sequence is MTSRPWTFRAAATAVALAAAAATGSTYAVAQAGEGTSAASVERHDPAEHTHADHDLDGPLSKTQEAQRQEALNQVISGKAKVKERAGSQVVELKSKKGDGKYVELGREKTDKIFTILVEFGDQISDFGGTPGPAHNQIAEPDRAKDNSTAWQADYNQKHFQDLYFGTGKKTESMKKYYEKQSSGRYSVEGEVADWVKVPYNEARYGNNACGQTNCSSVWNVVSDGLNAWVAQQKAAGKTDAEIKADVAQFDQWDRYDFDGDGNFNEADGYIDHFQIVHAGEDESAGGGAQGTDAIWAHRWYAFGTDAGATGPSDNKLGGAQIGSTGIWVGDYTIQPENGGLGVFAHEYGHDLGLPDHYDTSGGENSTGFWTLMSSGSWLGTGKKEIGDLPGDMTAWDKLQLGWLNYDKAKAATESEHKLGVAEYNTRHKQALVVELPKKKVTTEIVKPAQGANQWWSGSGDSLANTLTRSVDLTGKSSAALTLDGWYDIEAEFDYLYTEVSTDGGANWTAVDGTVDGAALPRDASGKPALTGTVDAYKKLVFPLDAYAGKKIDLRFRYQTDGGVAQKGFAADEITVTADGTALFSDNAESADAAWATKGFSRIGASITDDYAQYYIAENRQYVSYDKTLKSGPYNFGFSSTRPDWVEHYAYQNGLLIWKWDTSQADNNTSKHPGVGLVLPVDSHPTALKWSDGTLMRNRIQSYDAPFSRFRTDGMTLHNADVATRIPSRAGVPVFNDRTNTYYDAATPTAGVKITDTNTKIKIIKEAYDGSTITVEVGAAVK
- a CDS encoding RDD family protein, with product MSSEPPPGSGQQPPEDDPFRKQPPPPEGSGSPYGQQPPYGDQPPPPSGGGPSGGGPYGGGPYGGDPYGGGGYPTDPLAGMPPLADSGKRTLARIIDMILVAVVVWLLTWGFGVTEYNVDADEVEYGKSFLQSLVAVLLFIGYDTFMTVRTGQTLGKKLLNMRVANLDNGATPSVQTALIRAAVLWIPFAFCCACIWTAICGGWSFFDRPYKQGLHDKAAKTVVVSTNA
- a CDS encoding RDD family protein; amino-acid sequence: MSAPTPAPGDDRPREGYYPDPSIPGYVRYWNGASWVPGTSRPAPTDGESLAPPPGADPGQAASAPAAPVEETGPHFFDEDPAQAPPQADAQHGSRPEPASAWGADSVHQSGFGGDQDRRVSWGAQQGADPRDPGEPDAGAGGGASGDTFMIRRPVAEPGGAPASGAAGQATPRIPNPAGSAPADGTMAIRALSPRTAQQGGAAGAQGGSTGASAGPGAAHPDAHHPSAAGAPQGPGFGAGKAAAERAAVAQGQPQGQPQGQPQTGAQAGTAAQAAGAAPTALSGPQQAAPTVPQQSGPPSAAAASAAPMSAGAGGGQSSWAQQVHRLAGPSGDEQPVAPWKPPVEDIFQAAARRQAAARPAGLGKRLAARLLDTVVLGAVTAVAAVPLGSQALDHVNDKIDAAKLSGETVTVWLLDGTTSMYLGIVLAVLLLFGLVYEVVPTVKWGRTLGKKVLGLEVRDIEAHEPPTFGPALRRWLVYSIPGLLGIGVVGVLWCLFDRPWHQCWHDKAARTFVAG